AAATATCACTTAAAGCATATCTTCATCCTGCTCTGCAATGCAAAATCCGCATACTGCACCAGGATTATTCTTCTGATTTTCTTTTACAGGGCATAAATATTTTCCGTCTTTATATTTAACTTTAAATCCGCCAGGAAAAGGAGTTCCAGGAGGATGCACAGCCTCTTCAAGAATAAAAGTTGTATAAATAGACATAATTTTGTATATTTTAAAAAAATGAGGGTCAAAACCTTCCCCTGCTTCAATTTGGGATTCCTGCTCATTTAAAAGGTCAACTGCTTCTTTAAGTTCATCGCAATCAACATGGTCCTCATAATTTTCATTATTATCTTTTAAAACCTTTAAGCGAGTTATAAAAGCTTCATTATAAGATTTAAGATACTCTTTCTTGTAACTGGACTGCACATACTTAGCATCTTCTATTAAAAAATTGCACGCGTTCATAATATCCATTATGGAAATATTTGAAGCCTCTTTTTTTAATATAATTAAAAGTTCTGTCTTTTTGATTTTAGTGGAAAAATCAATGTTTTCAATTCCTCTAACCATTAAAACCACAACCCGATAAATTATGGTGCAAATTCTCCATAGCTATTCATCACTAAACTTATTCTTTATTGCTTCTGCAATTTTAGGACCAATACCATCTATCTTGGTCAGTTCATTCTGTGAAACCCATCTTAAGTCAGTTCCAAATGCTTTTACAAGTGCACGTGCACGTTTTCGCCCGAGACGCTTAACACTGATAACAAGAGGGATAATATCTTCACGAACACCATAATAAAGGCGTGCAGATAATTTGTCAAGGTCATCAGAATAGGAATAAATGTTTAGAACGTGACATATCTCTTTAAAGAATTTAACCATGCGTGATGCTTCATATGCTGCCCTTCTTGTTGTTGCAGCATAAACATTGAATGCATTTTCGATTCCATACTCACTTCTTTCATCCATCCATTCCATTAAAGCTGCTGCTGTGGCTTCATCATTACCAATATCCACTGCAAAAACACCATTATCATTAAGCTTATCTCTAACTGGCTCTTTACTCTTCCTGCTTTTAAATGAAATTTTAGGCATATCTGGAGTTCTTGAAATATCATAAATTAATTGATATTTATCAATTTCATCTCTTTTTGCATATTCTTTGAGTCTAACTGCTGTTTCAACAGAATAGTTGCTTCTTGCAATAAGATTTCCAAAATCAGTTGCTTTAAGTCCTTCTGGAGTAAGTTGAATGATTCCATTTTGAATTAAAAACTCAAGAGCATTATTCATCTCATATTCCATTGCATCCACTGAAAGAGCCCCAAAATTATTATTGTTCATCTGGAAACCGTAAAATGTTTCATTAAAAAATTCAGTAAGCTCTTGGGGATTTTTAGAAAGTGAAGATGCAACCTGAGCTATTATCTGCCTAAAAACAGCGTCTTTATTTTCAATGAGTTTGGAACTTGTAACCTCTATTTCTCCATAAACATAATGGTCTTTTAAATTGTAAGCTTCATCCATGGTTTTTGCAATTAAATAGGAATATCCTTCTGTATCATAACCTGGACGTCCTGCACGTCCTGACATTTGTTCATAATCAAATACAGGAATACTTTGAGG
This portion of the Methanobacterium sp. genome encodes:
- a CDS encoding DUF2115 domain-containing protein yields the protein MVRGIENIDFSTKIKKTELLIILKKEASNISIMDIMNACNFLIEDAKYVQSSYKKEYLKSYNEAFITRLKVLKDNNENYEDHVDCDELKEAVDLLNEQESQIEAGEGFDPHFFKIYKIMSIYTTFILEEAVHPPGTPFPGGFKVKYKDGKYLCPVKENQKNNPGAVCGFCIAEQDEDML